The genomic stretch CGCGCCTCTTCAAAAACTACTTTGTTCCTCCTTTCCCAGAGCACCCAACAAGTCACCATAAAAACCCTTCTTTCTTGCACTCCCATCTCCCTCAACATTCCttccacccactccctcacccgcaCAACCCCAAAGGTCCTATCCACCTCTATACCCATCTCCTCCCAAACCCCATTCCCCCACCCACAATCTCGGACAACATGGAGACAAGTCTCCATATCGCCAAAGCACCTAGGGCATGACACATCCTCACTGCCAAGGCGAGTAGCAAGTAGAGCTTTCGTCGGAATCGCTTCATGGCAGAGCTGCCACATAAAGTTCTTGATCCTTGGTAAAACAGGGGCACTCCATACCGCATTCCATAGCCATCGCTCTTGGCTAAAGTCGGTCTGTTCCACACCTGTGCTTCCCTCCTCACAAAGCAGTCGATAACCCGACTTTACCATATAAGACCCGTCCCTCTCATTGTCCCAGCACCATCCATCTTCAGTCGGCTCTTCACTCAAGCGAATATTTAGAATACGATCAGCTTCAAACGGAAGAAACATCGCTCTAACCTTTTCCCTATCCCATCGCACCTCATCCTCTACGAACAAATCAACCACCTTCATGTTTATGTCAAAATCTCGCCTTGGGGAAAGTACCCTCTTTGAGCTCCTACCTGGAATCCATGGGTCCACCCACACACCCGTGTTTAGACCGTTTCCCAAATGCCTCCTAATACCCAGAGCCATCACCATCTTCGTCTCATGTATGCTCCTCCAAGTGTAGCTGGGATTCGTGCCCAAGTTTGCTTCCATAAACGAACAATTTGGGAAATATTTGGCTTTCATTATCATCACCATAAGAATTCCGTCCTCACAAATCATGCGCCAGCTCTGTTTAGCTAGAAGGGTCTTATTAAACAACATAAAATCTCGAAAACCCAATCCTCCTCGGCTTTTAGATCGACACATAGTGTCCCATGCCACCCATGAAATTTTCCGCTTCCCATTATTCGATCCCCACCAAAATTTCGAGACTATAGACCGCAACTCATCATAACTAATTTTTGTACGTTATTTAAAATGACAAAATTTATTTATACATCAAAATTTatttacatcataagattttggagattttatttgtattaattatacTCTATAATCTATATTATACTTTACACTATAATGTTTGGAGTCAGAACTTTTCTGTGTATAGAAATGTAGGATACTGAATATTTTATTTATGGCAAAGATTGCGCCTATAGTTATgaaaattctattattattaaataaggtAGTATTAATATAAAATATCAATGTTTGGGGCCCACCGAGTTTCTTGTTTTACAGAAAAAATTATACTTACACGTTGAATTTTTCATTGGCCCACTAATGTATTGAATTGTAGTGAATTAAGATGACAAAAAAAATATAGGCCCACTTATAAGAGAatgcatttaggcgggaaaaacattgagttttcttattcttttagtttagtggggacGGTTTTAGGATAAAATCTCACTTGTTTTGTGGGCTTATCTATCTCACTTGTTCTGTAAGTCGGCTGCTGGGAACTCAACACAAAGTAGGTATTCCGTACATAACTACATGTTGAACGAAATTAGACCGATCAGGGGAGTTCAAATGAAATAGAACGAATTTGATCTATTCTAATGTATGACAATAGGTTGGTTAGGTTCAGGTTTTGCGAGTTCCAAATCGATCCTCTTATTTATTGGATCACCAATTCATATTCAAACCTAAATCATATTGAAAACTTTAAAATCCAAACCCGATCAATTATTCTTTTTTTGAAAACCGTACCCGCTCCAAATTCATAAACGATCCACCACATAATCCAAAACCTATTGTAATTTGATTTAAGAGTACAAAACATCATGTCACATGGCAAAGTTGAAATTTCAAGTTCAATAAAGTCTAAATTCTCAAAAATATTTGATGGATTGATTTGAATAGAATGGATCGTTTTAGATTTGGTTGGAGTTTTCCAATAGTGGATTTGGATATTCATTTCCAATAGTGGATTTGCTATTTCAAAGGTTGGGTATGGATCAAATTTTTTCCTTCGGGTCGATTCGGTTTCGAATCCATTTAGGCCACAATTGACATCCCTAGTTGGGTAATTTTAGAATGGAGTTTGAAACTTAACGGATTCTAATTTTAACTCAATCCCTTAAAATCTCATACCCATCTTCCCCTGAAGTTTTGATTTCCATTTTCCCCTATGTCAATTTTAGAGTGAACCAAACAAAAATTAGGGAGCGTTTGGTTCGCGTAAAGGTATCGGtatggaatcaggaatcatagcagggtggtatgggtttggaactcgattcctcataccttgtgtttggttcagGTTTGGAGACTGGAATGAGGAATCAAATCTTGTTGTCtgtttattttatttataaaattttgTGCTATTTACTAATTTTCATGTATTAATTAGTTaaaattttatatattttttgtaCACATGTTACTTTTTTTAAATATCATAATATTTTTGTTCTTAAATATACTAAAAATGTAAGGAAAAAAAATCAATGTTTGTATTTTTCCCGAAAAAAAGTCTTAGAAACAATATAATTTTAGGATATTTAAAAAATATAGATCATTGCAAaatatttttcttttttaattcTCTTCTTTTATTTGATACCCAAAGGTATCATTCTCATACCCACCTCCTCcattgggtatgagaaacccataccttatgggtttgaggtatgggtagcAAAATAGAAAAAACatgaaacaaacacaaggtatgagtttagctcattccaaactcataccttATACCTAATatgggtgaaccaaacaccccaaTATACAGGGATTCATTCCCACATGATATCTCATTACATGCGGACCTTTTGAACCAAATGTCGCGTAGTGATTAACTATCAAGAATCAAGTTAAATCCAATATACATTTTGTACTTGatactcacaaaattatactCATTAATAAAAcagtttttctaaaatgtgtcaTAAATATACATATTAAGAGTAATTAAATGgaaaatcaatacatatatataaagcagaaacttttcaagcgatattagagagtccaacttttttagaaatcgtaacaagagtagatttcgaaatAAATTTACTAAatttatcctaataaaagtagattttcttaatatttaaaacaaaatttaaaataattatcctaatataagtagatcaaatctattttaataaaattacgcaattgctaaatcccgcacgcTAGTTTACTAAATCCTGCACATATTATCTTAATATTCCATAATTGCCCTTCTCAaaaaaaacaagaattaaaaaagATTTCTCTCTCTAACCCTCTAACCAATCTCTTAATTGTTCGTCATGTTCGATAATTGTGTATGTAATTCGTATATATCGGATGTAAATTCGTCGTAAGACCCGTCTTTTAATCGATTTACTGGATGTTTTTTTAATTAAAGAGAGTTTTTTAACAATTAAGTTTTGGATTGAGTTTGTTTGTTGAACGGGTGGTTGTGAGGACGTCAGACCGGAGAAGGGTGGTCGGAGGAGGCGGTGGCGAGTGCTAGTGTCAGGCGCGTGTCGAAGAGTGAGACGGTGGTTGTAGGTTGTAGGCGGGGGTTGGGTAGTTGGCTTCGGGGAGGGTAATCGACGCGGGTACGGGGGTTTGTAGTGGTGGTCGGTGCGAGTACGGTGGTGTGGAGGGATGGTAGGCCCGTGGAAACGGGTGGGGACAGGTGGTCGACGGCATGGGAGGGTGGTGCGGGATCGAAGGTTTGTCGGGGTTTAGGGTTTTGGGTAGGGTTTACAGGCATACGAGTCGGCGCGGCGAAGGGTATGTGGAGGGGAGATCGCCATCACGTGAATGGGTCTGTGGTGGGGTGGTCGCCGGCGCTGGGAGAGTGGTGGGGGAGGATGGCGGAACAGGGAGAGTGGTGGGAAGGTGCCTGTGTATTGATTTTTAGGGGTTTTAATTTCTCTGAGCTTCTCTCTTTTGTTTTTACTTTGGTAGGGTGAGAAATGAGAAGGGTACATTTGGAATAAGGGGGAAAAGTGTGTAGGATTGAGTAAAAagatgtgcgggatttagcacgtCCCTAAAATTATCGTAATATAGGTAGACTACAATTATCAAACATAAAACAGACATTTATAATAGGTCAAGttaccatttttatttttctcctACTTATGGTCTCATGCATTTGTAGTTTGTATTAATAACATACAAAAGTACGTATTCAGATATACGTATAGTTTAACTGAAACTGAAAAGTTATACTATATCAGAGATTCTATTAGTCATACTAAACTAAAAAGTTAACTGAaacctaaacaaaaaaaaaaaagcttaaaAGATAACTGAAAGTTACGAGTTGAtaaattaacttattaaaaagaAAATGTTGGAAAAACTAACCAAAAGGTAGCTGTTTTTTTAGTAAAATGACATAAAAAGATATAATAAGTACCCcatatttaatattttaaattgacactaaaacttgggagagacggtctttcaataagttattgagagaccagtcTTCCGTACCCTTTAATTTTATTTGTAAATTGAAGGATTAAAAATAACAAACAGGGAACTTATTTCTCACACGCtactcttattttggtaaataatttatctacCAAATACTTATAAGAAattaagataaatgaaattttggtcaaataagcttaaACTTATTTCATAGAAACAGAGactaaatatgagatttttcataATCTCCCGACCTTCCTCATATCAAATTAATTTCTTATTTATATGCCCATGTTTACTTGCTTTTGAGCCTATTGTTAGGAGTTAATCTCAAGTTCcttttaattttataaacttgATTGTTAGAATATATAAATAACTATTGGTTTAGAATAAATATTAACAATTAGACATTATAGTACAAATTACAAATATACTCTATAATAGTCATGAGGAACAGAATAATAAGCGATTGGTTTAAAATAAACGTGAGCTTTTCACATAAGAATAAAAGTTGTTAGCTCTGCAATAAGAAGAAGCAAATTTGATAAAAAGGGAAATTCTATCACAAGTAAGTGTCCAATTATGTAGCATTTGTCTTGGATGcagcgaatataaataaagttttaggttaaaactgaattttaaatcatgCTAACTATGAGTGTTAGACATGGATACAAATATTATGAGAATTATTTCAGAAAGCTATAAAataaacaaatactccctcccattcactataatgttcccaTATCATATGGGCACAATACTTTAGGAAAACTATAAAAAAATGAGGAAAGGgttgggtggggtttgatgaTAAGAGAGAGGGATAaataattaggagttaaataaagaattgtggggtcaaaacattaaataaagtaataaaataagagtaaaagagttgtgtggggtttgatgataagagagagggatgaataaaataagagtaaaagttaccaaaaaaggaaaggggaacattacttgaataatccgtttcggaaaagagggaacattatagtgaatGAGAGGGAGTATAAAACTATTTTAAGATCTCCACAAGTTGAGTGAGTTATAGTTTTAAAAATTTTTACCCGCAACACGTGAGAAGACCTACAACCTTCACGTCCCCTCCCCTGTATGACATCCTTGCTTTCAGCCGTCGTTTTTTGTCTTCGTTATGCGAGACTTGGTAGAGTACTTTAGTAGGGTTAGACTTAAGGAGCAAAATTCATTATCTTTTCGGATTTTCACATTAATTTACTTCACCCTCTTCGCAATGATCTTTTGTATTGCTTTTAAACAGTCGTCAATGCATTAGTTTGACCATGATTTTcacatattaatggtcaaagttatacaaatttagcCCGCTAAGAAGCAAAGTGAAATATGTTTAAGAAGGGAAGGGAATGTACATGATACATTTTTTTAATATAATCATAATGGTAAGCTCTACCACAATACCATGTGTGGCATATCAGttatgttgttgaggaacatTAACTCCGTAAGAGGATTATGAAACGGGACCTGTCATAGTATCAATCGCTTTGGAAAAATCATAGTAGAAGTGAAGATAATTACGAGTTCCAAAGTCGGGAAAAGGTATAGAAGCCGAGGATAAAGATTCCTTTCATTCTTAAGCGGAAACAGTCACTTAATAATGTCTAAATTTATCTGCCAAAACTACTTTTAGTAATGGCCAGCTTTACGTAAAAGCGTCAAGATCAATGTTATCCGAGGGATTAATTAAGGTTCTCATCGATAATAAAGACCAAATGTATCAACGCTTACGCCACACAAAGGACATTGTTTACAAAGAAATTTTCACAAATTTACCAAATTACGTGtcctattatatattttgcatgaaaGATTTAGGACAAGTATTCTTAACTGTAAATAGTCAAAGACTATTTTGGTTAAAAACCGAAAGTGCGTGAGACAATAATAACGATAACTCTATAGTCCAACTATATTTCTGaatgttatacaactgatatagaTAATAACAAATGCCACAACGCTTTCGTTGTGTTTTTGCTATAAAACTGATAATTAATCAAACCTCATCTAAAGCAACCCCCCAAATTTTGTTTACCCCATTTTCAGCAGggttttaatttttattaaatataataGTTTTATATTACCAGACCATGGTAACTTTAACTAACATTTTCAACGATGCCCTAAAATACTAATTTGGTAACCCAACGATTTTGATGATGTCATAAACTACTAGATAATGTTATTGTCACATATGATACTACTAGGTGCCCTTTACATTTTATGTAAaagaatcacatatatttttgattgattgttgtttagACTACTAATTATATTAGAATTcaatttggatttgattttgtgaGAAATTTATAAGGATCAAATGCTCTTAGTTGTATGTAGATAgtcaaggtaaaattatgttgTAAGAGATCTAGCATTTTCTCTGAATAcactaaatatatataattatgacaCATGTTGTTTTACGTAACATCATTCAATATTACGTAGTTGTTGGTGGtgaaaataatttgcaaaacttATAAAGGCATGTCTTCGTTATTAAAGGTTCATTATTGCGTTCTGCAGCATGTGTTATAGATATAGCGTCTTGTATTTAACTAAAAACCGAATGTGCTTGTGACAATGAAAAAGTTAACTACATAATATAAGTATATCTTGATGTTATACTACTGAACGGCAAAACATTTATGCTAAAAGTACTAATAATTTATCGGTGATCAATTATACAACTACGTACAccaacaacaatttttttttttttttttttttacattaatGATTCAACATTGTTGGACTTTTTCTTATCAACTTAAGAATATATTTGTACAGATAATTCTAATGGGACCAACTAGTTTGATAATAAAAATAGCACTGAAATCTTTATTGATACAAAGCTGATAGATTTTAGAAGGGGAGAGTATTTCATAAGACAATTGTAATTGATAATAGTTGTTGTGTTATTGATATCGGTAGAATGATCGGTATTTATAATACCTTACAAGAAACCCTAAGCATTACTAAAACCCTAGGACGTAGCCGTCACTACCAAACCCTAGATGATAGTCGGCCCTAATTGGGCTAGtatcctaataccctcccgcaatcgtaaaggcagtacatattacgaactttacgattggagaaatacaagcaagataataattaaaataaaaacatgGATTTTCAAATCTTAACGAATCTTCTTTATGAAAAACTTCTCATCGTCGCAAGGCAGTAGATATTGCGTATAAGACTCGCCAGACACTTCTTTTTGGGTGCGTATAGGACTCGCCAGACAATTtcttgcgtaactcgccagtctTTTTgggtgcgtaactcgccagttttttttcagtgcgtaactcgccagttttttTTCAGTGCGTAACTCGCCAATTTTTTTTcagtgcgtaactcgccagtttttttcagtgcgtaactcgccagttttttcggtgcgtaactcgccagttttttCAGTGCTACCTTGGTCAGAATTGATGATTTTCGAAAGAGAagaatcacgatttttttttttttttttttaggtttggACAATTTATTCGGGATAAAAAATGGAAAATCAACAAAAGACGGAACACAGACACAACATAATCACCTCATCATCACAGCCCTTAAATAAGTACGTACGGATGAGATGAGATGAAAATAAATCATCTAAATGGACGAATATGTCTGTGCGCATACAATTGTAGCCTTAGTTTAAAGGATCGGCACTTCGGCAATTatattttgagttttttttttttcttattaaaTCCCGCCGGAGGGCACCGTAGGTCATTAGTCCCTCCGGCAGGGCGGCGGAAGATCGTGATCGTTTTTAGGCCTCAAGAgcgtgaggctctgataccatgttaagattatagaggggAGACGATAATAAGGGAGAATGTATTATTGATTGATCCCTCATTGAATACATCGACACAATATATATAATAAACCATATTAGTCTAAACCCTAGACGATAGCCGTCATAACTTAACCCTAATGATAGTCGGCCCTAATGGGCCTAGtatcctaataccctcccgcaatcgtaaaggcatAGTACGAACTTTAGGAGATTGGGTCTATACTAGGCCCGACTACCATTAGGATTAGCCAAATTAGGGTTAAGTTCTAGGATGAGAGGTATTATAAATACCCTCACCATAATATGTAAGTCGCCATATCAAATAATACAAATCATTTATGCAATTCTccctctataatcttaacatAGTATCAGAGCCTCGATCTTGAGGTCTCTATAAACCGCTTCCGCATTCTTACCGGTGGGTGGCCGGAAATTTACACCCACCGGTAGGATTTTCAACCACATAATACTTTCTGttttgaaataaataaaaaaaataaaaaaaaatggtgCAGCACTACGTGTTTTATCGTTTTCTCTATTTGTTCCCTTACATCAATGGTGTGGAAATTTTATGGAGGGTGAATTGATTTCCACGGGATTTTAAGACCATGATTGATCTTTCTGACCGtctttctttcaaatttcattattAATTTTTCGAATTCGTTCAAGGTAGTCTAAAAATTGATCAAGTAGTTACGCAATTAAAATCACCACGATGGTGGTTCAAATCAATTTGGAGTCCGAAAAACTTAGCGTTCTCCAAATCTTGAAAGTAACGGATAATTTTCCGTTTTATTGATATTTGTCAGGTTCGATTAGGGTTCCTGCAAATTGACTCATATTTTCGACAAGTCCGAAAAAATTAACGTTCTTGTTCGAGAAATTTTCTAGCGAGTCTTAATACTCGTTTATTTTACCAACCTTGCGAAGACggagatgatgatgaagacggagAAGTCGATGAAGATTGATTttttcttattttgattttattgttattctccaatcgtaaagttcgtacgAATTAcgtactgcctttacgattgcgggagggtattaggagATTGGGC from Silene latifolia isolate original U9 population chromosome 2, ASM4854445v1, whole genome shotgun sequence encodes the following:
- the LOC141641715 gene encoding uncharacterized protein LOC141641715; amino-acid sequence: MVMALGIRRHLGNGLNTGVWVDPWIPGRSSKRVLSPRRDFDINMKVVDLFVEDEVRWDREKVRAMFLPFEADRILNIRLSEEPTEDGWCWDNERDGSYMVKSGYRLLCEEGSTGVEQTDFSQERWLWNAVWSAPVLPRIKNFMWQLCHEAIPTKALLATRLGSEDVSCPRCFGDMETCLHVVRDCGWGNGVWEEMGIEVDRTFGVVRVREWVEGMLREMGVQERRVFMVTCWVLWERRNKVVFEEARWETESIVRRIRELVWEMESSEAGQGEEVSTEGGGGGWRRPGTGEWKVNVDAGIMEGVGVGLGAVCRNEEGRIEWAATFQQVEERAVDMAEAEAVLFGLREARRMGMTKITIESDCLSVISDLKKRKNGRSILFSIYEDIYKLRLFFDSVVFLHVRRNCNRVAHFLAHSRPWSLGRWVWTDNFPTELVDVASSDLSKMN